DNA sequence from the Pogoniulus pusillus isolate bPogPus1 chromosome 7, bPogPus1.pri, whole genome shotgun sequence genome:
agggctgagtgctaggttggattggatgatcttgggagatctcttccaacctggttgatgctttTCCTGATCCTCTGAAACACTCATTAAACATTTCCAAAATCACAAGCCTTTGGGAAATCTACATTGGCTGATGTTCCATGGAAACTGTAAGTAGTAAACTCATAAAAAGCCCATCAATACTGAATGTGCTTTGGCTCAGGGGATTGAGCAGAACCTTCCTGTAATTGCTCTTACCAGAAGTTGCTGGCCACTGTTGTGCTGAGTTAAATTAGAGAAGATTTGTTGCTTTTGATCATAGTGTTTAGTCTGGTAATAAACAATGTTAGGACCTTGAAGCTCATTGGCAGAGTCACACTGTTAAATTCTTACAGATTtagaagaacaaaaaaagtAGTAATTTTTAACTTCACTCCTGGGAATTGTCCCTTGCCCAAACTAACATTCTAGTTCCCAGGCTTCTTTGGCTTAACCGTACAGATGTTGCTTTAACGCCCCAGGAGTGTGCAGGAGAAAGCACCATCCTCAATACAGTAGGAGCAAAAGTGAGGCCCAGACAGGGTGCAGTAATATAGTAATTACAGGatcaggagagaaggaggaatgaAAGTATGAAGAATGCAAAGGGAGTCCAAGGCTAGGAGTAAGAGGGGAACAATGGAGAGTTTGATAAAGGGAAGAAGCAGGGAGCctaaaacactaaaaaaaaagcaaggaaaatcACTAGTAATTAATTAGGACAGCATTTCCCAAATTAAAGAGATGCAACAGGCAACATGGAGGAGGTTGTGTCATCCACTGCATTCAACTATGCTAACTGCAATTACTCAAGAGACCCAAATAGTTTTGGGAAAGTGTTGACACAGAGAGAACTCCTTACATTTTAATGCTACATTGTTCAACTAGAGAGTTAAAAGGCACTCACCATTCGCATCCAGGTTGGTATAAAGCCTTTGTATAGAGACATAAGCCCTTCACCCTGTACACTTTGAATCAAGCAGTCCATGGAAGACTTATACAGCAGGCCTCTAGCAATGTGCAAGGAGAACAAATAATATTAAGATTACAACTGTGCAATTTAAAAAACCTGctatcccctccctgctctgaaAATTAATCTGTATCTGTTAAAATCTCTACAAGCAAGAGCACTTTGGTGAGCTCACTGGAGTCTCATCAGAAATCCAGTATGCAACTGGGCATGCTTAGGTGCCCATCACAACAACCTCCCCAGACATGCAAAACTGAAACAATAAAATGATCATCAGAAAGATGAAAGGCAAATTAGAGACTTAGCAGTTCATGCCCAGTGAAATCATTGAGACTTAAGTGTTCTGAAAAACTGGTCTCTGATGTGTCCCTACCTTCCCTGCTTGTCTCTTGGCTGGTTCATTATCCGGGTCTTGACCACATCAGCTGGAGATCCCAGAATGGCAGCTACCAGGCCAGAACAGCAACTGCCAACAGTGATAGATACTTGAAGATAACTAGGATTTATAATGGTAATTGAAGCATCATAACTGAAATTCTATTATATAGTATATAATATATTAAAACAGttatcatggaattgttttgggtggaagacacctttaaaatcatgaagtccaaccattaaaccAGTACTGACAGTtaatcactaaaccatgtccctcagtccCACATTTACATGTCTcctaaataccttcagggatggtgactccaccacttctctgagcagcctattccagtgcttgacaaccctttggggGCAGAAATTTTTCCTTGGCCCTCACCTTGACCCCCACGTTGctgcaacctcttttcaggtagttgtaggaaATAGAAGGTGTCCCCCTGTGCCTCCTttcccccagttccctcagccagtACTtgtaagacctgttctccagacccctcaccagcctcattgtccTTTAGTCATGTTCCAAGAGCTTAATgcccttcttgtaatgaggggcccagaactgaagacagtatttgagatgtggccctaccagtgccaagtacaggaggTCAACTGCACTTCCCTAGTTCTGCTGGCCTTTCTGATACTctttctgatacaagccaggatgctgtatCATAAATTCATGAGTAAATACATCATAGCTTAACACAGACTTGATTTGGGAGGCAGTTTGCTGGTAGTGCTTCCTTCACTCTCTGTCCAATTCTGagaagggacctgcaggcaATTTATTATACTGTTTATATAAAACAGATTTCTTAATTTAAGGGAGTGAAAGAGGTTGTTCTGTAGAGTTTAGATTGCTCATTCTTGCATTTTGCTAAAATTAAAAATAGGTTAGATAAAATAGTGTCAGTTCTGGAAAAGTAGAAACTCCTGTGCTCTCACAGATATGTGAGGTTGCCTAATGCATCAGCAAGGCACTTATAGTGATGGCAGTTTTGTATCAAGGGCTGCATCCTTTGTTTTGTGTCTTTTGTACAAAGATATTCTCAAGTAGTTACAAAGGTAGATTTTATCAGCGGTATCATGACCAAAGTCTAGAGACTTCTGCTGGTACAGAGAGGCAGATCATAGAGGAAGGCCAGAAATGCTCCATAGTGGAAAAGATGTGATTTGGAATACGGCACCTGGCAACACTGTGAGTCAGGCTGTTGTCCACAAGTGGTGTGTTCAGAAGCAAAAAGTGTTTCACTGAGTCATAAGTGGTCAGATCTAGAAAGAGGATAATGAGAAAAAACAGCATTGTCAGGAGGTAATGGAATCTGTGCTTTTCATTACTGATGGAGGCTTGGCAAGACCTAAGCTTCCAGTGCAGTTCCTCCCATTGACACAGTTAGCACTCTGCCCCCAGTTTCCAATGATGATTGTGGCACCTAGGTCTTGTTGTTAGACATGTAAGCATGTGTTCCTTTTCCCTACTTCCTTCTCCTGATTTATCCTACAAATGATAAAATGCATCCCAAATGGAAAATTCTGCAAAACAACTCACTAACCTGTCCTGGTTTCACTAGGATAGAACCAGAagccagccatgggctgcaggctgtTACCAGGTTTGAGTCAGCCAGGGCATCTGACCCAAGTTGCCTCACAGGTGTGTTCCAGGCCATAAACCTCACACTCAGTATAAAAGGGAAAGGTTGCAGAGGATAGGAGGTGCTCCTGCTTGGGCTTATTCTGCTCCTCCAGTTCCTGAGGCTCTGCATCATGGTGGAActtggctgcctgtgctggctctgccttgctgaCCTTGCTTGGGTAGCAGGTAGACAAGTTGTGGCTAGCGaggtccctgctgtgctgcctgtgggACCGCCCCAGCTCCCAGATTACCATCCTGTAGGCTCAGGCACAAACTGTTATTTTTTAAGCAACTTGATTTCCACAGGTAGAAGACACTTAAGACAGAAGTCACCTTCCGTGTGTTGCAAACAGGTCCCCAGTGTAGATAACAAAGAGACAAAAACCAGAGGAGTAGCTGACCTCTCCTTAGATTTGGCCCTgcgtgctgcagagcagattaTTAAATTTACCTCCCATATTCACCAAGGCAGCTCTCTGGACATTTGGAACCCATCCAGCCCAAAGGCCCCGTATTCCTCCTTCCGACAAGATCTTCATAAATGCATGGTGCACTCCTTGAAACCTGAAACCAATGTGCAAGTACCAAGTAGAGAGCCCAGGTATGGAAAAGTCTTTGCATATTCCAAGTTCTCACATAGCAAAGGCAATGTATACCTACAAGGATCTGGCTCTCCAGGTCCATTTTTGGAGCCATCTTTGACTTTTATAGAACTATAGGATtgtcttggttggaaaagacctttaagatcattgggtCCAGCTGTTAACTCAGTAGTGCCAATTCATCACTAAAcgatgtccctcagcatcatgaGGGATGACCCTTTGACCCCACAGCTGCGTTTTAGTGCTAAAAATGTGAGACACCAAAGGATGCCTTTGGGTTTGGTTACAAAGAGCAGCATGTTCTGGTACCTGCAGGAAGGTCTTGAGCCCTGCCATCTGCAGGCGACCCATTCCTTCCCTTCACAAGCCATTTCCCCCATCCTTTCTTCCAGCTTTCATTCTTCAGAAAacatccttccttcctcccagcaGAACACTGACATGGACATGTAGGTTGGGTGAGAGTTTGTGGCTGCTGGGACCAATAAATCTAAGAAGGCAATTATAAATGGACTAAGGAGGAAGTCTAGAATCTTGCACCTTCTCCACTGCCCAGAACCATTGCATGCCTCCCAGGTACTGCACTTCTCCCAAAAGGGCTcgaaggagctggggagatgGGAGAAAACAGACAGAGCTACACCATAAACCGAAGAGGAATAactgacaggaaaaaaactgCCAGCTTCAAGAGGAACTGACCGTAATGGCTTTCCTTCcagcttccttcttccttccatctGCATCTGCACCTTTACCAGATCAGTTGGGCTGGCAAAAAACTGTCCAATGGCACCTGCAGACATGCCTCCAACTACAGCTTTCCTGCCAAACAGGGAAAGAAATTAAATTCCAGAATGCGCTGAAAATCTTAACAAACCACAGTGTTCAAGCTGAGAGTACAGCAGCAAGGCCCAGGTGAAACAAGTGTCAATGGTTATTCCTTAACAGCCAAAGTTAAGGTAGTAATTGTGACTGCAGGTAAAGTAGCCAGTAACACTTTTGTCAGTTTTAAGAAAGAGTTGGACCCCTAGTTTAGATTTACCCTCTTCAGGGTAGGTGAGGCATGAGTCAGCTTTTAGGGCTGCAGGACTCCTGTAATATAGACAACCCCCAAACAGGCAAAAGTGTAAACATGCCACATTACCAGAGAGGAAAGCTGTCATCCTCAGCTCTGCCAAGCACAGAGTCACGGAGATGTTCGTACACAACCATCCGGACACCAGAGTACActgcagaaaacaaaatcagGAGACAGTTCTTGGATGTGCTATGTCTGGAGGTCATGGCTGTGATAGAGATTTCCAGAGATTGGTTGTAAAACACCCTAGACCTTGCCTGGCTGAGCTGATCACTACTCCCACATTCATGATCAAAATGGGGAAAGTGAGGGGCCTGCCTGGTAGCAATATAGAGCCAGAATTTTTTAGCATCAGAATATCTCTCTGGCTGAGCCACACAtctgctgggaggctgccaCAGCTAATGCCTGCATGCCAAATaggtgagacctcactgctttccTCTCAGCTAGTGCCAAGTGTGAAACCTCCCACAAGTGCTTTTGAGGTTTACTGCTGCCACAGTATTTCCAAGTAAAACATAGAAAGCTATTACCTGTGGCCAAGCCACAATAAAATACTTCATCCTAGCACTTGCAACCTTATCTTTTTTTACCCAGCCCATGCCCAC
Encoded proteins:
- the SLC25A27 gene encoding mitochondrial uncoupling protein 4; this translates as MSPAEEEKSLPLSERWPRASKFALSACAAAVAELVTFPLDLTKTRLQVQGEAAAHRSGGAAGQTVPYRGMLRTTAGIVQEEGLQKLWQGATPAVYRHIVYSGVRMVVYEHLRDSVLGRAEDDSFPLWKAVVGGMSAGAIGQFFASPTDLVKVQMQMEGRRKLEGKPLRFQGVHHAFMKILSEGGIRGLWAGWVPNVQRAALVNMGDLTTYDSVKHFLLLNTPLVDNSLTHSVASCCSGLVAAILGSPADVVKTRIMNQPRDKQGRGLLYKSSMDCLIQSVQGEGLMSLYKGFIPTWMRMASWSMVFWLTYEQIRRIYGVSSF